From a single Nocardioides sp. dk884 genomic region:
- a CDS encoding ABC transporter substrate-binding protein gives MKNPLMKSTAALGAVALSLSLAACGDDSETSADAGTAPGTECPFEPDESVTSTARIAWQAIPNGDVVVKDLGLLEACLPNADISWVQAASGGDVITYYGAGDVDLGLMGSAPATRASSAPTMRDVDLAVIWIHDVIGDAESLIVKDPAITDVADLKGSTIATPFSSTAHYSLLQALADAGLDATQDVEVINLDPEKMPAAWQGDQVDAAWVWDPVQSQLLEDGGTRLISSADTAEAGRPTFDVGTVDRGWAADNEDFLTMWAKVQDHAVGLIQDDPISAADSVAVALGIEPEAAEAQFAGLGFLRADEQASPDYLGAKLARDLRTTAEFLAEQGEIDAVGPQSQYDEHVDAGPASRAAQ, from the coding sequence GTGAAGAACCCACTCATGAAGAGCACCGCGGCGCTCGGCGCGGTCGCGCTGTCGCTCTCGCTCGCCGCGTGCGGCGACGACTCCGAGACCAGCGCGGACGCCGGCACGGCGCCCGGCACCGAGTGCCCCTTCGAGCCCGACGAGTCGGTGACCTCGACCGCGCGGATCGCCTGGCAGGCGATCCCCAACGGCGACGTCGTGGTCAAGGACCTCGGCCTGCTCGAGGCCTGCCTGCCGAACGCCGACATCTCCTGGGTCCAGGCCGCCTCCGGGGGTGACGTCATCACCTACTACGGCGCCGGCGACGTCGACCTCGGCCTGATGGGCTCCGCCCCGGCGACCCGCGCCTCGTCCGCGCCGACCATGCGCGACGTCGACCTCGCGGTGATCTGGATCCACGACGTCATCGGGGACGCCGAGTCGCTGATCGTCAAGGACCCCGCGATCACCGATGTCGCGGACCTGAAGGGGTCCACGATCGCGACGCCGTTCAGCAGCACCGCGCACTACTCGCTGCTCCAGGCGCTCGCCGACGCCGGCCTCGACGCCACCCAGGACGTCGAGGTCATCAACCTCGACCCCGAGAAGATGCCGGCCGCCTGGCAGGGCGACCAGGTCGACGCGGCCTGGGTCTGGGACCCGGTGCAGAGCCAGCTGCTCGAGGACGGCGGCACCCGGCTGATCTCGAGCGCCGACACGGCCGAGGCCGGCCGGCCGACGTTCGACGTCGGCACCGTCGACCGGGGCTGGGCGGCGGACAACGAGGACTTCTTGACCATGTGGGCGAAGGTCCAGGACCACGCCGTCGGCCTGATCCAGGACGACCCGATCAGCGCCGCCGACTCGGTGGCGGTCGCGCTCGGCATCGAGCCCGAGGCCGCGGAGGCCCAGTTCGCCGGCCTCGGCTTCCTGCGCGCCGACGAGCAGGCCTCCCCCGACTACCTCGGCGCCAAGCTGGCGCGTGACCTGCGCACCACCGCGGAGTTCCTCGCCGAGCAGGGCGAGATCGACGCCGTCGGCCCGCAGTCGCAGTACGACGAGCACGTCGACGCCGGCCCCGCCTCGAGGGCCGCGCAGTGA
- a CDS encoding acyl-CoA synthetase has product MYPGTWAATHPDRVALVMAGSGRSLTYAELDERSLRLAQHLRAAGLRRGDVVALVSDNCPEAYEVYWAALRSGLYVTAVNHHLAPEEASYIVRDCGARALVVSAARAELVERLDVDVAERLAYGGEVAGYGDYEAALAAASAQPLAEQPHGDDFLYSSGTTGRPKGVKVDLPDIDVDEPGYRYVSIFGGLYGFDEDTVYLSPAPVYHAAPLRFGGVVHALGGTLVMMERFDPESVLRAIEEHRVTHTQMVPTMFVRLLKLPDEVRAQADVTSLRCVIHAAAPCPIEVKRRMIEWLGPIVHEYYASTEANGATFIDSERWLAHPGSVGTALLGVLHICGEDGRELPPGEVGTVYFERSELGGRTPFSYHGDPAKTAGTQHPQHPDWTTVGDLGFLDEEGYLYLTDRAAFTIISGGVNIYPQEIEDLFSLHPAVADIAVVGLPHDEMGERVVAFVQPAPGVSPGPALAAELRAYARSRLAHYKVPTEVIFRRLLPRTPTGKMVKRQLRAEYAESP; this is encoded by the coding sequence ATGTATCCCGGGACCTGGGCAGCCACGCATCCCGACCGCGTCGCGCTCGTCATGGCCGGCTCCGGCCGGAGCCTCACCTACGCCGAGCTGGACGAGCGCAGCCTGCGCCTGGCTCAGCACCTGCGCGCTGCCGGGCTGCGGCGCGGTGACGTCGTCGCGCTGGTGAGCGACAACTGCCCGGAGGCCTACGAGGTCTACTGGGCCGCGCTGCGCTCGGGGCTCTACGTCACGGCCGTCAACCACCACCTGGCGCCGGAGGAGGCGTCCTACATCGTGCGCGACTGCGGCGCCCGGGCGCTGGTGGTCTCCGCGGCCCGCGCCGAGCTGGTCGAGCGCCTCGACGTCGACGTCGCCGAGCGGCTGGCGTACGGCGGGGAGGTGGCCGGCTACGGCGACTACGAGGCGGCGCTGGCCGCGGCGTCGGCTCAGCCGCTCGCCGAGCAGCCGCACGGCGACGACTTCCTCTACTCCTCCGGGACGACCGGGCGGCCCAAGGGCGTGAAGGTCGACCTGCCGGACATCGACGTCGACGAGCCCGGCTACCGCTACGTGTCGATCTTCGGCGGGCTCTACGGCTTCGACGAGGACACCGTCTACCTCTCGCCGGCGCCGGTCTACCACGCGGCGCCGCTGCGCTTCGGCGGCGTCGTGCATGCGCTGGGCGGCACCCTGGTGATGATGGAGCGCTTCGACCCGGAGTCGGTGCTGCGGGCGATCGAGGAGCACCGGGTCACCCACACCCAGATGGTGCCGACGATGTTCGTGCGCCTGCTCAAGCTGCCCGACGAGGTGCGCGCGCAGGCCGACGTCACCTCGCTGCGCTGCGTCATCCACGCTGCGGCGCCGTGCCCGATCGAGGTGAAGCGCCGGATGATCGAGTGGCTCGGACCGATCGTGCACGAGTACTACGCCTCCACCGAGGCCAACGGCGCGACGTTCATCGACTCCGAGCGCTGGCTGGCGCACCCGGGCTCGGTGGGCACCGCGCTCCTCGGCGTACTGCACATCTGCGGGGAGGACGGCCGGGAGCTGCCGCCGGGGGAGGTCGGCACGGTCTACTTCGAGCGCAGCGAGCTCGGCGGGCGCACGCCGTTCAGCTACCACGGCGACCCGGCCAAGACGGCCGGCACCCAGCACCCGCAGCACCCGGACTGGACGACCGTCGGCGACCTCGGGTTCCTCGACGAGGAGGGCTACCTCTACCTCACCGACCGGGCGGCGTTCACAATCATCTCGGGCGGGGTGAACATCTACCCCCAGGAGATCGAGGACCTCTTCAGCCTGCATCCCGCGGTCGCCGACATCGCCGTCGTCGGGCTCCCGCACGACGAGATGGGGGAGCGGGTGGTGGCGTTCGTGCAGCCGGCACCCGGTGTGAGCCCCGGGCCCGCGCTCGCCGCGGAGCTGCGCGCCTACGCCCGCTCCCGCCTCGCGCACTACAAGGTGCCGACCGAGGTCATCTTCCGCCGCCTCCTCCCGCGCACCCCCACCGGCAAGATGGTCAAGCGCCAGCTCCGCGCGGAGTACGCCGAGTCCCCCTGA
- a CDS encoding AMP-dependent synthetase/ligase, whose protein sequence is MSEPTTPTAPAVLEARRDIEEQIAGQTLVDALARTVDERGDAPAYSDKVGILAPGAPHAPGWRTLSWREVREQALDAAAGLLALGVEPGATVAIMSSNRIEHVVADLGAVHAAAVPMSVYLTLAPDQVSFIAGHSEPAVVVLEGADQLDRWRPALDASGSVRRVVVLDEDALPEGERYVGWSRFLADGAAYRAEHEDELRARLEAITPDQTLTILYTSGTTGNPKGVVLTHHNVLFEAECSLRTSRPEGENIFISYLPFAHIAERILGMYVPQINGAHVHLIADPALLLGTLGEVRPTRFFGVPRVWEKIRTGVSAKLAAEPDEERRAAIEQAMAVGLEWVESTQVGHTTSPELQARFEAADAQVLSLLRALLGLDRCEWAASAAAPMPLEVAQFFGGLGMAIYDIYGMTETTAAITACGPGSFRMGTVGRALAGIEIRIAEDGEILARGPVTTPGYLRQEDATRALVDADGWVHTGDIGALDEDGFLTVVDRKKEMIITSAGKNISPSNIENLLKESPVVGHALVFGEGRPYVVAVLTLDAEIAPVVAERLGLGTTDLAELAQHPAILAMVQQAVDAANARLSRPEQVKAFELLPVEWSPESEELTPTLKLKRRVVHTKYADVLDSLYATP, encoded by the coding sequence ATGAGTGAGCCCACCACCCCCACCGCCCCCGCCGTGCTCGAGGCCCGCCGCGACATCGAGGAGCAGATCGCCGGCCAGACCCTGGTCGACGCGCTGGCTCGCACGGTCGACGAGCGCGGCGACGCCCCGGCGTACTCCGACAAGGTCGGGATCCTCGCGCCCGGCGCGCCGCACGCACCCGGGTGGCGCACCCTGTCGTGGCGCGAGGTCCGCGAGCAGGCCCTGGACGCCGCCGCCGGCCTGCTCGCGCTCGGCGTGGAGCCCGGCGCCACGGTCGCGATCATGTCCAGCAACCGCATCGAGCACGTCGTCGCCGACCTGGGCGCCGTGCACGCCGCGGCGGTGCCGATGTCGGTCTACCTGACCCTCGCCCCCGACCAGGTCTCCTTCATCGCCGGCCACTCCGAGCCGGCGGTCGTGGTGCTCGAGGGGGCCGACCAACTCGACCGCTGGCGACCCGCGCTGGACGCCAGCGGCTCGGTGCGGCGGGTCGTGGTGCTCGACGAGGACGCCCTGCCCGAGGGCGAGCGGTACGTCGGGTGGTCGCGGTTCCTGGCCGACGGGGCGGCGTACCGCGCCGAGCACGAGGACGAGCTGCGCGCCCGCCTCGAGGCGATCACGCCCGACCAGACGCTGACCATCCTCTACACCTCCGGCACGACCGGGAACCCCAAGGGCGTGGTGCTGACCCACCACAACGTGCTCTTCGAGGCCGAGTGCTCGCTGCGCACCTCGCGCCCCGAGGGCGAGAACATCTTCATCTCCTACCTGCCCTTCGCCCACATCGCGGAGCGGATCTTGGGCATGTACGTCCCGCAGATCAACGGCGCCCACGTGCACCTGATCGCCGACCCCGCGCTGCTGCTCGGCACCCTCGGAGAGGTCCGCCCCACCCGCTTCTTCGGCGTGCCACGGGTCTGGGAGAAGATCCGCACCGGCGTCTCCGCCAAGCTCGCCGCCGAGCCGGACGAGGAGCGGCGCGCGGCGATCGAGCAGGCGATGGCGGTCGGGCTGGAATGGGTGGAGTCCACCCAGGTCGGGCACACCACCTCCCCCGAGCTCCAGGCCCGCTTCGAGGCCGCCGACGCCCAGGTGCTCAGCCTGCTGCGCGCACTGCTCGGGCTGGACCGCTGCGAGTGGGCCGCCTCGGCGGCGGCGCCGATGCCGCTGGAGGTCGCGCAGTTCTTCGGCGGGCTGGGGATGGCGATCTACGACATCTACGGGATGACCGAGACCACCGCCGCGATCACCGCGTGCGGGCCCGGGTCGTTCCGGATGGGCACCGTCGGCCGCGCCCTGGCCGGGATCGAGATCCGGATCGCGGAGGACGGCGAGATCCTGGCCCGCGGCCCGGTGACCACGCCCGGCTACCTCCGGCAGGAGGACGCCACCCGCGCCCTGGTGGACGCCGACGGCTGGGTGCACACCGGGGACATCGGCGCGCTCGACGAGGACGGCTTCCTGACGGTGGTGGACCGCAAGAAGGAGATGATCATCACCTCGGCAGGCAAGAACATCTCGCCCTCCAACATCGAGAACCTGCTCAAGGAGTCCCCCGTCGTCGGCCACGCCCTGGTCTTCGGCGAGGGCCGGCCCTACGTCGTCGCGGTGCTGACCCTGGACGCGGAGATCGCCCCGGTGGTCGCCGAGCGGCTCGGGCTGGGCACCACCGACCTGGCCGAGCTCGCCCAGCACCCCGCGATCCTCGCCATGGTCCAGCAGGCCGTCGACGCCGCGAACGCCCGCCTCTCGCGCCCCGAGCAGGTCAAGGCCTTCGAGCTGCTGCCCGTGGAGTGGTCCCCGGAGTCCGAGGAGCTCACCCCCACCCTGAAGCTCAAGCGCCGCGTCGTCCACACCAAGTACGCCGACGTGCTGGACTCCCTCTACGCCACCCCCTGA
- a CDS encoding ABC transporter ATP-binding protein, protein MSHGRAIAFEGVRHHFDVGGAAVPALDRIDLSIEPGEFVALAGPSGCGKTTLLRLLAGFMAPSEGRVTLGARSIEGPAEERGVVFQQPTLFPWLSVRRNVELGPRLRGVGRAERRRTAEEHLRLVGLEDFHDHRPYELSGGMQQRCQIARVLANDPDIVLMDEPFGALDALTRERLQEELLEIWRATGKTILFITHSVDEAVFLGSRVLVMSPRPGRIVLDVPAVLNRGGARLPAAEIRAFPEYVELRERVRQAIHAPAR, encoded by the coding sequence GTGAGCCACGGCCGCGCCATCGCGTTCGAGGGCGTCCGCCACCACTTCGACGTCGGTGGCGCGGCCGTGCCCGCCCTGGACCGCATCGACCTGAGCATCGAGCCCGGCGAGTTCGTCGCGCTCGCCGGGCCCTCGGGCTGCGGCAAGACCACCCTGCTGCGCCTGCTCGCAGGGTTCATGGCGCCCAGCGAGGGCCGGGTCACCCTGGGCGCTCGCAGCATCGAGGGACCCGCCGAGGAGCGCGGCGTCGTCTTCCAGCAGCCGACGCTGTTCCCGTGGCTCTCGGTGCGCCGCAACGTCGAGCTCGGCCCGCGGCTGCGCGGCGTCGGGCGCGCCGAGCGGCGCCGGACCGCCGAGGAGCACCTGCGCCTTGTCGGCCTGGAGGACTTCCACGACCACCGTCCCTACGAGCTCTCCGGCGGCATGCAGCAGCGCTGCCAGATCGCGCGGGTGCTGGCCAACGACCCCGACATCGTGCTCATGGACGAGCCGTTCGGCGCCCTCGACGCCCTCACCCGCGAGCGCCTCCAGGAGGAGCTGCTGGAGATCTGGCGAGCCACCGGCAAGACGATCCTGTTCATCACCCACAGCGTCGACGAGGCGGTGTTCCTCGGCTCCCGGGTGCTGGTGATGAGCCCGCGTCCGGGCCGGATCGTCCTCGACGTGCCGGCCGTGCTCAACCGGGGCGGCGCCCGGCTGCCGGCCGCCGAGATCCGCGCGTTCCCCGAGTACGTCGAGCTCCGCGAGCGGGTGCGCCAGGCGATCCACGCCCCCGCGAGGTGA
- a CDS encoding DUF1905 domain-containing protein, translating to MELRLRGELVEWRGPAPYHFVVVPPEECAALDEVAPLVSYGWGMVPATLRVGSTEWATALWPRAGGYVVPVKDRVRHAESLSLGDPVDLTVTVHV from the coding sequence ATGGAGCTGAGGCTCCGCGGCGAGCTGGTCGAGTGGCGCGGTCCCGCGCCGTACCACTTCGTCGTGGTGCCGCCCGAGGAGTGCGCGGCCCTCGACGAGGTGGCCCCGCTCGTGTCCTACGGCTGGGGCATGGTCCCGGCGACGCTGCGCGTGGGCAGCACGGAGTGGGCCACCGCTCTGTGGCCACGCGCCGGCGGCTACGTGGTCCCGGTCAAGGACCGCGTGCGCCACGCCGAGTCCCTGAGCCTCGGCGACCCGGTCGACCTCACCGTGACCGTCCACGTCTGA
- a CDS encoding ABC transporter permease, producing the protein MATLATSSPVSSAPPAPGASRPRRAAARVRRVALHLTSLAALVAIWWLVTRLELVRPLFLPGPGAVWDAFVQANTDHPVREGSDRMVRGEQNHYLWEHLLASLQRIAIGVGAAIVVGVPLGLLMATTWIGVILEPYLNFLRSLPPLAYIGLLIVWFGIGDTSKIWLLFLAAFPPITMATISGVRGVREDMLNAARSLGASRRQVLTAVALPATLPELMTGIRVAVGFAWTTVVAAEIANGIPGIGGLAYLSGEQLNSELVIACILVIGLAAIALDLGLKALERLLVPWRGKA; encoded by the coding sequence ATGGCGACGCTCGCGACCTCCTCACCGGTGTCCTCGGCACCGCCCGCACCGGGCGCCTCCCGGCCCCGGCGCGCCGCGGCCCGCGTACGTCGCGTGGCGCTGCACCTCACCTCGCTGGCCGCCCTGGTGGCGATCTGGTGGCTGGTCACCCGCCTCGAGCTGGTCCGCCCGCTCTTCCTGCCCGGTCCCGGCGCGGTCTGGGACGCCTTCGTGCAGGCCAACACCGATCACCCGGTGCGCGAGGGGTCGGACCGGATGGTGCGCGGCGAGCAGAACCACTACCTGTGGGAGCACCTGCTCGCCAGCCTGCAGCGCATCGCCATCGGGGTGGGCGCCGCCATCGTCGTCGGCGTCCCCCTCGGCCTGCTGATGGCCACCACCTGGATCGGCGTCATCCTCGAGCCCTACCTCAACTTCCTGCGCTCGCTGCCGCCGCTGGCCTACATCGGCCTGCTGATCGTGTGGTTCGGCATCGGCGACACCTCCAAGATCTGGCTGCTGTTCCTCGCCGCCTTCCCGCCGATCACGATGGCCACGATCAGCGGCGTACGCGGCGTGCGCGAGGACATGCTCAACGCCGCGCGGTCCCTGGGCGCCTCCCGCCGCCAGGTCCTCACCGCGGTGGCCCTGCCCGCGACCCTGCCCGAGCTGATGACCGGCATCCGGGTGGCGGTCGGCTTCGCCTGGACCACCGTCGTGGCCGCGGAGATCGCCAACGGCATCCCCGGTATCGGCGGGCTGGCCTACCTCTCGGGCGAGCAGCTGAACTCCGAGCTCGTCATCGCCTGCATCCTCGTCATCGGCCTGGCCGCCATCGCCCTCGACCTCGGCCTCAAGGCGCTCGAACGCCTGCTGGTCCCCTGGCGCGGCAAGGCCTGA